Proteins encoded in a region of the Acidimicrobiia bacterium genome:
- a CDS encoding cellulase family glycosylhydrolase, with protein MGHQVVAPDGNGYYPVGANVGIPGYFDWRGVANGHASDAVAWGWNTVRLTILCTDVVAPPPSDGAIASLVQEYTAKKIVVVIGCWDMTMNNQGDGTSLSDPTVLKLDAFWTRMAQQYKTNPYVWFNAENEPYWTDNAGWVAFQDHFLHLVRAQGAENIFVADVMNAGNDAGWGGARFVYDPSMGPAVSAGQCNVLFSMHNYGGVDDTITSSVYWQNVASANLPEMVGEFGYTVDGSSTAGSYRQNLNGALSTFNLAPNFGVGMLWWHATHGDNYSLKQSGNAFYADGGSSSNLSPAGQRLWNVGHAKPNLGRFTGDLRQSHCASAG; from the coding sequence GTGGGCCACCAAGTCGTCGCCCCCGACGGCAACGGGTACTACCCGGTGGGCGCCAACGTCGGCATCCCCGGCTACTTCGACTGGCGCGGGGTCGCCAACGGCCACGCCAGCGACGCGGTCGCCTGGGGATGGAACACCGTCCGGCTCACCATCCTCTGCACCGACGTGGTGGCCCCCCCGCCGTCCGACGGCGCTATCGCCAGCCTGGTCCAGGAGTACACGGCGAAGAAGATCGTCGTCGTGATCGGGTGCTGGGACATGACGATGAACAACCAGGGTGACGGGACCAGCCTCAGCGACCCGACCGTGCTGAAGCTGGACGCGTTCTGGACCCGGATGGCCCAGCAGTACAAGACCAACCCGTACGTCTGGTTCAACGCCGAGAATGAGCCCTACTGGACCGACAACGCCGGCTGGGTCGCCTTCCAGGACCACTTCCTCCACCTCGTCCGGGCCCAGGGGGCCGAGAACATCTTCGTGGCCGACGTGATGAACGCCGGGAACGACGCCGGCTGGGGCGGAGCGAGGTTCGTGTACGACCCGTCGATGGGCCCGGCCGTCAGCGCGGGTCAGTGCAACGTCCTCTTCTCGATGCACAACTACGGTGGCGTGGACGACACGATCACCTCGTCGGTGTACTGGCAGAACGTCGCGTCCGCGAACCTGCCGGAGATGGTGGGCGAGTTCGGCTACACGGTCGACGGGTCCTCGACGGCGGGCTCCTACCGGCAGAACCTCAACGGCGCCCTCAGCACCTTCAACCTCGCCCCCAACTTCGGGGTCGGGATGCTGTGGTGGCATGCCACCCACGGCGACAACTACTCGCTCAAGCAGAGCGGCAACGCCTTCTACGCCGACGGGGGTTCCTCCAGCAACCTCAGCCCGGCGGGGCAGCGCCTCTGGAACGTGGGCCACGCCAAGCCGAACCTCGGCCGCTTCACCGGCGACCTCCGCCAGAGCCACTGCGCCTCCGCAGGCTAG